Proteins from a single region of Streptomyces sp. Tu 3180:
- a CDS encoding DUF4429 domain-containing protein, which produces MGDVLAGFHAAWEFESDSVLIRYERGIRTPKLFQALGERRIPLEAIEGVTLTPGRRGTVVLRVEPRPGADPLMEAAAGQLKESSDPYRLVLPAERETLAEYYADELRGLLTESGPAERHLVEAPGTPRQFKAYDGKASFDGTSVSFRWFWTGASSAKWKAGDQRFPVGELSGVEWRSPEVFEGHLRLLRRDAGAPPTQADQDPAAVVFGLGYGPVHESLPFAAAVLAAVRTCEPVPAVAAAPRRDPADIAERIRHLGELHQAGLVTDEEFSVKKAELLAEL; this is translated from the coding sequence ATGGGTGACGTACTGGCCGGATTTCATGCCGCCTGGGAGTTCGAGTCCGACTCCGTGCTCATCCGTTACGAACGGGGGATCCGGACACCCAAGCTGTTCCAGGCGCTCGGGGAACGACGCATACCCCTCGAGGCGATCGAGGGGGTGACCCTGACCCCCGGCAGGCGCGGCACCGTGGTCCTGCGCGTCGAGCCGCGGCCCGGTGCCGATCCGCTCATGGAGGCCGCCGCCGGGCAGTTGAAGGAGAGCAGCGACCCGTACCGGCTGGTGCTGCCCGCCGAACGCGAGACGCTGGCCGAGTACTACGCCGACGAACTGCGCGGCCTGCTCACCGAGTCGGGGCCGGCCGAGCGTCACCTGGTGGAAGCCCCCGGGACGCCGCGCCAGTTCAAGGCGTACGACGGGAAGGCCTCCTTCGACGGGACGTCGGTGTCCTTCCGCTGGTTCTGGACGGGAGCCTCGTCGGCCAAGTGGAAGGCCGGCGACCAGCGCTTCCCCGTCGGCGAGTTGAGCGGCGTGGAGTGGCGGTCGCCCGAGGTGTTCGAAGGACACCTGCGGCTGCTGCGCCGGGACGCGGGGGCGCCTCCCACGCAGGCCGACCAGGACCCGGCGGCCGTGGTGTTCGGGCTCGGCTACGGGCCGGTGCACGAGTCGCTGCCGTTCGCCGCCGCGGTGCTGGCGGCGGTGCGCACCTGCGAGCCGGTGCCCGCGGTGGCCGCGGCACCGCGCCGCGACCCCGCGGACATCGCCGAGCGCATCCGTCACCTGGGGGAACTCCATCAGGCGGGGCTGGTGACGGACGAGGAGTTCTCCGTGAAGAAGGCGGAGTTGCTGGCGGAGCTCTAG
- a CDS encoding aldo/keto reductase: MTNEGIATAALGEGGPRVGVQGLGCMGMSFAYGPVDVDASRATLERALELGVTLYDTADVYGAGENERFLSPFFKAHRDEVVIATKFALAIPPDDPTRRIIRNDEPYIREAVEASLKRLDVDVIDLYYMHRRDVEVPIEETVGVMADLVREGKVKQLGLSEVTAGELRAAHAVHPIAAVQSEWSLFSRDIEAKVVPAARELGVTLVPYSPLGRGFLTGSFVDAERDLTAGDFRRRQPRFTGENAAANAALLEPVRAVARAHDASPGQIALAWVQQRAAVHGLPVVPIPGTRKPARVEENTAATRITLTEEELALLEPIAAGVAGTRYPDMSFTSAGRE; encoded by the coding sequence ATGACCAACGAAGGGATCGCGACGGCGGCACTGGGCGAGGGCGGCCCCCGGGTGGGTGTGCAGGGCCTGGGCTGCATGGGGATGAGCTTCGCCTACGGCCCGGTGGACGTGGACGCCTCCCGGGCGACCCTGGAGCGGGCCCTGGAACTCGGCGTCACGCTCTACGACACGGCGGACGTCTACGGCGCGGGGGAGAACGAGCGGTTCCTCTCCCCGTTCTTCAAGGCGCACCGGGACGAGGTGGTCATCGCGACCAAGTTCGCCCTGGCGATCCCGCCGGACGACCCCACCCGGCGGATCATCCGCAACGACGAGCCGTACATCCGCGAGGCCGTCGAGGCGAGCCTGAAGCGCCTGGACGTCGACGTGATCGACCTCTACTACATGCACCGGCGCGACGTGGAGGTGCCGATCGAGGAGACCGTCGGCGTCATGGCCGACCTGGTCCGCGAGGGGAAGGTCAAGCAGCTCGGCCTGAGCGAGGTCACGGCCGGTGAACTGCGCGCCGCGCACGCCGTCCACCCGATCGCCGCCGTGCAGTCGGAGTGGTCGCTGTTCAGCCGGGACATCGAGGCGAAGGTGGTGCCGGCCGCGCGTGAGCTGGGCGTGACCCTGGTGCCGTACTCGCCGCTCGGCCGCGGGTTCCTCACGGGTTCCTTCGTCGACGCCGAGCGGGACCTGACGGCCGGTGACTTCCGCCGCCGGCAGCCCCGCTTCACCGGCGAGAACGCGGCGGCCAACGCGGCCCTGCTCGAGCCGGTCCGCGCGGTCGCCCGGGCCCACGACGCCTCCCCCGGCCAGATCGCCCTGGCCTGGGTCCAGCAGCGGGCGGCGGTCCACGGCCTCCCGGTCGTCCCGATCCCGGGCACCCGCAAGCCGGCCCGGGTGGAGGAGAACACGGCGGCGACGCGCATCACCCTGACCGAGGAGGAGCTGGCCCTGCTGGAGCCCATCGCGGCCGGGGTGGCGGGCACCCGCTACCCGGACATGTCCTTCACCTCCGCGGGCAGGGAGTGA
- a CDS encoding MerR family transcriptional regulator produces the protein MTVTETESTGTSADTCAGPPQGNRRPDGEDRYTISEVAALTGLTAHTLRWYERIGLMPHVDRSHTGQRRYSNRDLDWLALVGKLRLTGMPVAHMVRYAELVRAGDHTYTERFELLKETREDVLARIAELQGTLAVLDRKISFYADAGRALASERAR, from the coding sequence ATGACGGTGACGGAGACGGAGAGCACTGGCACCAGCGCCGACACCTGCGCCGGACCGCCGCAGGGGAACCGGCGGCCGGACGGCGAGGACAGGTACACGATCAGCGAGGTCGCCGCCCTCACCGGGCTGACGGCGCACACCCTGCGCTGGTACGAGCGCATCGGGCTGATGCCGCACGTCGACCGGTCCCACACCGGGCAGCGGCGCTACAGCAACCGCGACCTCGACTGGCTCGCCCTCGTCGGCAAGCTCCGCCTGACCGGGATGCCGGTCGCGCACATGGTGCGGTACGCGGAACTGGTCCGGGCCGGCGACCACACGTACACCGAGCGCTTCGAACTGCTCAAGGAGACCCGCGAGGACGTGCTGGCCCGGATCGCCGAGCTCCAGGGCACCCTCGCCGTACTCGACCGGAAGATCAGTTTCTACGCGGACGCCGGGCGCGCCCTGGCGTCGGAGAGGGCACGATGA